In the Pseudomonas sp. DTU_2021_1001937_2_SI_NGA_ILE_001 genome, one interval contains:
- a CDS encoding SulP family inorganic anion transporter has translation MKSRHLRADVLAGLTTAFALVPECIAFALVAHLNPLMGLYGAFMICTLTALFGGRPGMVSGAAGSMAVVIVALVVEHGVQYLLATVLLSGLLMVLFGVLRLGKLVRLVPYPVMLGFVNGLAIVIAMAQLEHFQHDGAWLGGTPLYIMLGLVALTMAIVYLLPRLTRAAPPALVAILGVGLAVYLLDLPTRTLGDMAHIAGGLPSFSWPQVPWNLHTLYIVAPYALVMAMVGLLETLLTLNLTDEITESRGYPDRECVALGAANMVSGVFGGMGGCAMIGQTVINLSSGGRGRLSGVVAGLMVLIFVLFLSPLIERIPLAALVGVMFVVAQQTFAWASLRILRKVPTSDMLAIVAVTVVTVLTDLAMAVLFGVIVAALDFAWKHARELYTDAHEAADGSKVYQVRGTLFFASTTRFLEQFDPQADPALVVLDCQHLSFVDYSAIAALKTLRERYEKAGKHLRVVHLSERCRSLLRRVGVQH, from the coding sequence ATCAAATCCCGCCACCTCCGCGCCGACGTCCTGGCCGGCCTGACCACTGCTTTCGCCCTGGTGCCCGAGTGCATCGCCTTCGCCCTGGTGGCGCACCTCAACCCGCTGATGGGACTGTATGGCGCGTTCATGATCTGCACCCTGACCGCCCTGTTCGGCGGCCGTCCGGGCATGGTGTCCGGCGCCGCCGGTTCCATGGCGGTGGTGATCGTCGCCCTGGTGGTCGAGCACGGCGTGCAGTACCTGCTGGCCACGGTGCTGCTCAGTGGGCTGCTGATGGTGCTGTTCGGTGTGCTGCGCCTGGGCAAGCTGGTGCGCCTGGTGCCGTACCCGGTGATGCTGGGCTTCGTCAACGGCCTGGCCATCGTCATCGCCATGGCCCAGCTGGAGCACTTCCAGCACGACGGCGCCTGGCTTGGCGGCACGCCGCTGTACATCATGCTCGGCCTGGTGGCGCTGACCATGGCCATCGTCTACCTGCTGCCGCGTCTGACCCGCGCTGCACCGCCGGCGCTGGTGGCGATCCTCGGCGTCGGGCTGGCGGTGTACCTGCTTGACCTGCCGACCCGCACCCTGGGCGACATGGCGCACATCGCCGGTGGCCTGCCGAGCTTCAGCTGGCCGCAAGTGCCGTGGAATCTGCACACCCTGTACATCGTCGCGCCCTACGCGCTGGTGATGGCCATGGTCGGGCTGCTGGAGACGCTGCTGACCCTCAACCTCACCGACGAGATCACCGAGAGCCGTGGCTACCCGGACCGCGAGTGCGTGGCCTTGGGCGCGGCCAACATGGTCTCTGGTGTATTCGGCGGCATGGGTGGCTGCGCGATGATCGGCCAGACGGTGATCAACCTCAGTTCCGGTGGCCGTGGCCGGTTGTCCGGCGTGGTGGCCGGGCTGATGGTGCTGATATTCGTGCTGTTTCTCTCGCCGCTGATCGAGCGTATTCCGCTGGCGGCACTGGTCGGGGTGATGTTCGTGGTGGCCCAGCAGACCTTTGCCTGGGCTTCGCTGCGTATTCTGCGCAAGGTGCCGACCAGCGACATGCTGGCCATCGTCGCGGTAACCGTGGTGACGGTGCTCACCGACCTGGCCATGGCGGTGCTCTTCGGGGTCATAGTCGCGGCCCTGGATTTCGCCTGGAAGCATGCCCGCGAGCTGTACACCGATGCCCACGAGGCCGCCGATGGCAGCAAGGTCTACCAGGTGCGCGGCACGCTGTTCTTCGCCTCCACCACGCGTTTTCTCGAACAGTTCGACCCGCAGGCTGACCCGGCCCTGGTCGTGCTGGACTGCCAGCACCTGAGTTTCGTCGACTATTCGGCCATCGCCGCGCTCAAGACCCTGCGCGAGCGCTACGAGAAGGCTGGCAAGCACCTGCGTGTGGTGCACCTTTCCGAGCGCTGCCGCAGCCTGCTAAGGCGAGTCGGCGTCCAGCATTAG
- the ampC gene encoding class C beta-lactamase: protein MHRTIYLALAACTSLAATPAWSLDAPAAPAASPIGRDRAAIDHARVQRTQQDRVIQNAAREVMRKQGIAGMAIAVTDHGTERFYSFGVADKTSRQPVSNDTLFELGSISKTFTATLATLAQEQGKLNLADDIGTALPALEGSRLGKIPMLHLATHTVGGFPLQVPDAVQDDRQLMDYFRNWQPQYLPGTHRSYANPSIGLLGVIAARALGQPFEQAMQQGLLPDLKLSATFVSVPQDAQGLYAQGYDRENTPVRVNPGVLADEAYGIKSSSRDLIRFVEANIQASQAQTPLQRALLAAQTGHFTFGHTTQALAWESYPAPVRLDTLLAGNANEMALKTQPAQELKPPRAPAPGTWINKTGSTNGFGGYVAFIPDRQLGVVILANRNYPNAERVRLAYRILKAIDPSFNR from the coding sequence ATGCACAGGACGATTTACCTGGCCCTGGCCGCCTGCACCAGCCTGGCCGCCACTCCGGCATGGAGCCTGGACGCCCCCGCTGCCCCGGCAGCTTCCCCCATCGGCCGCGACCGCGCCGCCATCGACCATGCACGGGTGCAACGTACCCAGCAAGACCGTGTGATCCAGAACGCCGCCCGCGAGGTGATGCGCAAGCAAGGCATTGCCGGCATGGCCATCGCCGTCACCGACCACGGCACCGAACGCTTCTACAGCTTTGGCGTAGCCGACAAGACCAGCCGGCAGCCGGTGAGCAACGACACCCTGTTCGAGCTGGGCTCGATCAGCAAGACCTTCACCGCCACCCTGGCCACCCTGGCCCAGGAACAAGGCAAGCTCAACCTGGCGGATGATATCGGCACCGCCCTGCCAGCCCTGGAAGGCAGCCGCCTGGGCAAGATCCCCATGCTGCACCTCGCCACTCACACCGTCGGCGGTTTTCCCCTGCAGGTACCGGATGCCGTACAGGACGACCGGCAACTGATGGATTACTTCAGGAACTGGCAACCGCAGTACCTGCCCGGCACCCACCGTAGCTACGCCAACCCGAGCATCGGCCTGCTGGGCGTGATCGCCGCCCGTGCCCTTGGCCAGCCGTTCGAACAAGCCATGCAACAGGGCTTGCTGCCTGACCTGAAGCTATCGGCGACGTTCGTCAGCGTGCCGCAGGACGCTCAGGGGCTTTACGCCCAGGGCTACGACCGCGAGAACACGCCGGTGCGGGTCAACCCCGGCGTGCTTGCCGATGAAGCCTATGGGATCAAGTCCAGCAGCCGCGACCTGATCCGCTTCGTCGAGGCGAACATCCAGGCCAGCCAGGCGCAAACGCCCCTGCAGCGTGCGTTGCTGGCCGCACAGACCGGGCATTTCACCTTTGGCCACACCACCCAGGCGCTGGCCTGGGAAAGCTACCCCGCCCCGGTCAGGCTCGACACCCTGCTGGCCGGCAATGCCAACGAAATGGCCCTCAAGACCCAGCCTGCCCAGGAACTGAAACCACCGCGTGCGCCAGCGCCTGGCACCTGGATCAACAAGACCGGCTCCACCAATGGCTTCGGCGGCTATGTGGCGTTCATCCCGGACCGCCAGCTGGGTGTGGTGATCCTCGCCAACCGCAATTACCCCAACGCCGAGCGGGTGCGCCTGGCCTACCGCATCCTCAAAGCCATAGACCCGTCGTTCAATCGCTAA